One Cryobacterium roopkundense genomic region harbors:
- a CDS encoding HAD hydrolase-like protein, which translates to MNPTLTRTWSAILFDLDGTITDSAPAITSSLARTFALLGRPVPSHHDLLAYVGPPLLTAFQDYAGMTPDEAAEAVTVYRSEYHGAAALDTAVYPGVAGLLERIHEAGIPLALATSKPELTAIDILTHFGLARYFTVMVGASADGTRITKTAIVAEALHRLTQTGADVSAPVLVGDRSHDVVGATANRLPAIVVEWGYGSPAEAADATATVFSTDQLAKLLLG; encoded by the coding sequence GTGAATCCCACTTTGACGCGCACCTGGAGCGCCATTCTCTTTGACCTCGACGGAACGATAACCGATTCCGCCCCGGCCATTACCAGCTCTTTGGCCCGCACTTTCGCCCTGCTTGGCCGCCCCGTTCCCTCGCACCACGATTTGCTCGCGTACGTCGGACCTCCCCTGCTCACCGCCTTCCAGGACTACGCCGGAATGACACCAGACGAGGCAGCAGAGGCCGTCACGGTCTACCGCTCCGAGTACCACGGCGCTGCAGCCCTCGACACGGCCGTCTACCCGGGCGTCGCCGGACTCCTCGAGCGCATCCATGAGGCAGGTATCCCGCTGGCCCTGGCCACGAGCAAGCCCGAGCTCACCGCGATCGACATCCTGACGCACTTCGGCCTGGCCCGGTACTTCACGGTCATGGTCGGCGCCTCCGCCGACGGCACACGCATCACGAAGACCGCCATCGTGGCCGAGGCGCTGCACCGCCTCACCCAGACCGGAGCGGATGTCAGTGCCCCCGTTCTCGTGGGCGACCGCAGCCACGACGTGGTCGGTGCCACGGCCAACCGCCTGCCGGCGATCGTCGTCGAGTGGGGCTACGGTTCCCCCGCCGAAGCGGCGGACGCCACCGCCACAGTGTTCTCCACCGATCAGCTCGCCAAGCTGCTGCTCGGCTAA
- a CDS encoding aldo/keto reductase produces MTLSSQRLIYGCMGLGGDWTPEPYGSADIDQAAEAVEAALSIGVTVFDHADIYRHGKAEQVFGEVLRRSPGLRERIEIQTKCGIRLEKDRAPYDLDRASIVERVDASLARLGVDYVDTLLLHRPDPLLEPAEVALALGELHAAGKIRGFGVSNMSAAQMAFLQREVELPITVNQLEMSLLRRDWVDSTVLVNHAEQNGFPHGTLEYCASNGVRLQAWGALARGTYSGAATRTVAEGEASALVATLAAEKNTTREAIVLGWLMRHPARIDPVLGSSDPGRIRACADAEAQASAMTRNEWFALYLAARGGPLP; encoded by the coding sequence ATGACGCTCTCCAGCCAACGCCTGATTTACGGATGCATGGGGCTCGGCGGCGACTGGACCCCCGAGCCGTATGGGTCGGCCGATATCGATCAGGCTGCGGAGGCGGTTGAGGCCGCGCTCTCCATCGGGGTGACGGTCTTCGATCACGCGGATATCTACCGGCACGGCAAAGCGGAGCAGGTGTTCGGCGAGGTGCTGAGGCGTTCGCCGGGGCTGCGCGAGCGCATTGAGATTCAGACGAAGTGCGGCATCCGCTTGGAGAAGGACCGAGCGCCCTACGACCTCGACCGCGCGTCGATCGTGGAGCGAGTCGACGCGAGCCTCGCGCGGCTCGGAGTCGACTACGTAGACACCCTGTTGTTGCATCGGCCTGACCCGCTGCTGGAGCCCGCCGAGGTGGCGCTCGCTCTGGGTGAGCTGCATGCGGCCGGCAAGATTCGCGGGTTTGGGGTGTCGAACATGTCCGCGGCGCAGATGGCTTTTCTGCAGCGCGAGGTGGAGTTGCCGATCACGGTGAACCAACTTGAGATGAGCCTGTTGCGGCGCGATTGGGTAGATAGCACGGTCCTCGTGAACCACGCGGAGCAGAACGGGTTTCCGCACGGAACTCTCGAGTACTGCGCGAGCAACGGGGTTCGACTTCAGGCCTGGGGAGCGCTGGCCCGGGGCACATACTCTGGCGCGGCGACGCGCACGGTCGCCGAGGGGGAGGCATCCGCTCTGGTGGCAACTCTGGCAGCCGAGAAGAACACCACGCGCGAAGCGATTGTGCTCGGCTGGCTGATGCGGCACCCAGCACGCATCGACCCGGTGCTCGGTTCGAGCGACCCCGGCCGCATTCGCGCGTGCGCCGACGCCGAGGCGCAGGCCTCCGCGATGACGCGCAACGAGTGGTTCGCGTTGTACCTCGCGGCCCGCGGTGGCCCGCTGCCCTAA
- the nucS gene encoding endonuclease NucS, whose translation MRLVIAKCSVDYAGRLSAHLPLATRLLMIKADGSLLVHSDGGSYKPLNWMSPPCTLALAEPDEDQAAAGITALWTVTHAKTADQLIVSLYEVEHDSAHELGIDPGLIKEGVEAHLQKLLAEHIHLLGDGHTLVRREYMTAIGPVDILAQDSNGRSVAVELKRRGDIDGVEQLTRYLELMNRDPHIAPVTGVFAAQEIKPQARRLAEDRGIRCLLLDYDAMRGLDDTHSKLF comes from the coding sequence GTGCGCCTTGTGATTGCGAAATGCTCCGTTGACTACGCCGGAAGGCTCAGCGCGCACCTGCCGCTGGCCACCCGTCTCCTGATGATCAAGGCGGACGGGAGCCTGCTCGTGCACTCCGACGGCGGCTCGTACAAGCCGCTCAATTGGATGAGCCCACCCTGCACATTGGCACTCGCAGAGCCTGACGAGGATCAGGCTGCCGCCGGCATCACCGCCCTCTGGACGGTGACCCACGCGAAAACCGCCGACCAGCTGATCGTGAGCCTCTACGAGGTCGAGCACGACTCCGCGCACGAGCTCGGCATCGACCCCGGCCTCATCAAGGAGGGCGTCGAAGCCCACCTGCAGAAGCTGCTCGCCGAGCACATCCACCTGCTCGGCGACGGCCACACCCTCGTGCGCCGCGAGTACATGACCGCGATCGGCCCGGTCGACATTCTCGCCCAAGATTCCAACGGCCGCTCGGTCGCCGTGGAGTTGAAGCGACGCGGCGACATCGACGGCGTCGAGCAGCTCACGCGGTACCTCGAGCTCATGAACCGCGACCCGCACATCGCACCCGTGACCGGTGTTTTCGCCGCACAGGAAATCAAGCCTCAGGCGCGCAGACTGGCCGAAGACCGCGGCATCCGCTGCCTGCTGCTTGACTACGACGCCATGCGCGGCCTTGACGATACTCACTCCAAGCTGTTTTAG
- a CDS encoding MFS transporter encodes MSLPVTAPTRHSLLLWRNAVFAVFFVSGFGLASWMSRIPAVRDSLGLDKAQVGLLIFGLSAGSVIGLVLAAWLLARFGARRAMSLAMSLSAVGLIGMGIGVSLFPSSPFVFCALAVFGFGMGSLDVMMNVEGAAAEREIGRTLMPLMHACFSLGTVAGALGGAAASVLDVSVFWHLVLIAVLVLGTVITAVRFMPLRHELGDDEPAERKATWRARLGESLSVFRDRKLLLIGVIVLGMTFAEGSANDWLALAAVDGHGFSNASGAIVFGVFVAAMTVGRVLGGPVLDRFGRVAVLRACAVVGIVGLLMFILAPVTWMIYVGTVLWGLGASLGFPVGMSAAADDAKNAAARVSAVAMIGYFAFLVGPPVLGLLGEAWGMLNALYVILILMVLAGLAAPAARPPASVRR; translated from the coding sequence TTGTCGCTTCCCGTCACAGCCCCCACCCGGCACTCCCTCCTCTTGTGGCGCAATGCCGTGTTTGCGGTGTTCTTCGTGAGCGGCTTCGGGCTCGCGTCGTGGATGAGCCGCATCCCCGCTGTGCGGGACAGTCTCGGCCTGGACAAGGCACAGGTGGGACTGCTGATCTTCGGGCTATCCGCGGGCTCGGTGATCGGCCTCGTTCTCGCCGCCTGGCTGCTCGCCCGGTTCGGCGCCCGCCGCGCCATGAGCCTGGCGATGTCGCTGTCGGCCGTGGGGCTCATCGGCATGGGAATAGGCGTCAGCCTGTTCCCGTCGTCCCCGTTCGTGTTCTGCGCCCTCGCTGTATTCGGTTTCGGCATGGGGTCCCTCGACGTAATGATGAACGTGGAGGGCGCGGCCGCCGAACGGGAAATCGGCCGCACGCTCATGCCGCTGATGCACGCGTGCTTCAGCCTCGGCACGGTGGCGGGGGCGCTCGGCGGCGCCGCGGCATCCGTTCTCGATGTCTCCGTCTTCTGGCACCTCGTGTTGATTGCAGTCCTCGTGCTCGGAACGGTGATCACGGCCGTGCGCTTCATGCCGTTGCGGCACGAGCTGGGCGACGATGAGCCCGCAGAGCGCAAGGCCACCTGGCGAGCGCGGCTCGGTGAGAGCCTGAGCGTGTTCCGCGACCGCAAGCTGCTGCTGATTGGCGTGATCGTGCTCGGCATGACTTTCGCGGAGGGGTCGGCGAACGATTGGCTCGCCCTCGCCGCGGTCGACGGCCACGGGTTCTCCAACGCCTCCGGGGCGATCGTGTTCGGCGTGTTCGTGGCGGCGATGACCGTGGGGCGTGTGCTCGGCGGACCGGTTCTGGACCGCTTCGGCCGGGTGGCCGTATTGCGCGCCTGCGCCGTGGTGGGGATAGTGGGCCTGCTGATGTTCATCCTCGCGCCGGTGACGTGGATGATCTACGTGGGCACCGTCCTGTGGGGCCTCGGCGCCTCACTTGGCTTCCCGGTAGGAATGTCGGCCGCGGCCGATGACGCGAAGAACGCCGCGGCGCGGGTGAGCGCCGTCGCCATGATCGGCTACTTCGCCTTCCTCGTGGGTCCGCCCGTTCTGGGCCTGCTCGGCGAGGCCTGGGGCATGCTGAATGCGCTGTATGTGATTTTGATCCTGATGGTACTGGCGGGGCTGGCGGCCCCGGCGGCGCGGCCGCCGGCATCCGTTCGTCGCTGA
- a CDS encoding iron ABC transporter substrate-binding protein: MRLSLPLAVFTAGITALALVGCSTTASTPEATSSEADGTITLYSGRDEVLVQPLIDMFEEQSGITVDVRYGNTAELGATLLEEGDRSPAQVFLAQDAGALGALSDAGLFATLPTETTDAVPAGFTSTDDTWVGVTGRARVIAYDSQKMSAADVPTSVDAFTEPEWSGRVAIAPTNASFQAFVTAYRVLNGEEAADQWVADLAANNPVIFDNNRAILAAVNDGVVDTGLLNHYYWYAQAAETGTENMRAQLSYPEAGDAGSIVNVTGAGVLTGAATDADALALVDFLVSAEAQQYFVDETFEYPLVAGIDAPAGLPALDSLVNPDLDLADLESLADTQALLAKHGLI, encoded by the coding sequence ATGCGCCTTTCGCTTCCGCTCGCCGTTTTCACCGCGGGCATCACAGCCCTCGCCCTCGTGGGCTGTTCCACGACGGCCTCGACGCCCGAAGCGACCAGCTCAGAGGCCGACGGCACGATCACGCTGTACTCCGGCCGCGACGAGGTGCTCGTGCAGCCGCTCATCGACATGTTCGAGGAGCAGAGTGGCATCACCGTCGACGTGCGTTACGGCAACACGGCCGAGCTGGGCGCCACTCTGCTCGAAGAGGGCGACCGCAGCCCCGCGCAGGTCTTCCTCGCTCAGGACGCCGGTGCCCTCGGCGCCCTGAGCGACGCCGGCCTGTTCGCCACCCTGCCGACCGAGACAACGGATGCCGTTCCCGCCGGCTTCACCTCCACCGACGACACCTGGGTGGGAGTCACCGGCCGAGCCCGCGTTATCGCCTACGACTCGCAGAAGATGAGCGCGGCCGACGTGCCGACATCCGTTGACGCCTTCACAGAGCCCGAGTGGTCTGGTCGCGTCGCGATCGCGCCCACCAACGCGAGTTTCCAGGCCTTCGTCACCGCCTACCGCGTGCTCAACGGCGAAGAGGCGGCCGACCAGTGGGTCGCCGACCTCGCGGCCAACAACCCGGTGATCTTCGACAACAACCGCGCCATCCTCGCGGCGGTCAACGACGGCGTCGTCGACACCGGACTCCTCAACCACTACTACTGGTACGCTCAGGCCGCCGAAACAGGCACGGAGAACATGCGTGCGCAGCTCTCCTACCCGGAGGCCGGCGATGCCGGGTCGATCGTGAACGTCACCGGCGCTGGAGTGCTCACGGGCGCCGCAACGGATGCCGACGCGCTCGCCCTGGTCGACTTCCTCGTGTCCGCCGAGGCGCAGCAGTACTTCGTGGACGAGACGTTCGAGTACCCGCTCGTCGCCGGCATCGACGCCCCGGCCGGCCTGCCCGCGCTCGACTCGCTCGTGAACCCCGACCTCGACCTGGCCGACCTTGAGTCCCTCGCCGACACTCAGGCGCTGCTCGCCAAGCACGGTCTCATCTAA
- a CDS encoding ABC transporter permease, which translates to MSVLVPELEPFVTTARPRGTHRFGAPGWLLVLAALCASAAAIPLVYLVVRTSEAGLAELLDTLLRPRVLQLTLNSVLLAASVTVSCLILGTASAWVLTRVRLPAGRALLIVAALPLAVPSYLAAYGWLVWLPALNGFWAAWFVMTAVCTPYVTLPVAAALRGASGDLEAVARTLGRGPLGAFRAATWPQIRPAAISGALLVCLYSLSDFGLVSMLRFQTLTWGINAAYGASFDRNQAALLALVLVVLALIVVAGERKSRGQVERAGGRSTLPVHRAGRWLAPLLALILLAPVAGIVVPLVGLVSRLLDAATLRAVDVPRLLEAVGATLGLALAAALVAAVLALPIAALAARYRGRLVATIEAVGFLGHGLPGIVVGLSLVFFALAAVPALYQTSVVLVFAYVVLFMPRAIGSMRSGIAAVPGSLTDVSRMLGHSPLVTWWRVTARLALPGIGVGALLVAISVMKELPATLLLRPTGISTLSTELWSRTSVFEFGGAAPYAAALVVLAAVPTVLLSGIRGVAKEKS; encoded by the coding sequence GTGAGCGTACTCGTTCCGGAGCTTGAGCCCTTCGTGACGACAGCGCGCCCGCGCGGAACTCACCGTTTCGGGGCGCCGGGCTGGCTGCTCGTGCTCGCTGCCTTGTGCGCCTCCGCCGCGGCGATCCCGCTCGTGTACCTCGTGGTGCGCACGAGCGAGGCCGGCCTCGCCGAGCTTCTCGACACCCTGCTGCGCCCCCGGGTGCTGCAGCTCACCCTCAACTCCGTACTGCTCGCGGCCTCGGTGACAGTGTCGTGCCTCATTCTGGGAACCGCGAGCGCCTGGGTGCTCACCAGGGTTCGCCTGCCCGCCGGCCGTGCGCTCCTGATCGTCGCGGCGCTGCCCCTCGCCGTGCCGAGCTACCTCGCAGCCTACGGCTGGCTCGTCTGGTTGCCCGCTCTCAACGGATTCTGGGCGGCCTGGTTCGTGATGACAGCGGTCTGCACCCCCTACGTGACGCTCCCCGTCGCGGCGGCGCTGCGCGGGGCATCCGGTGATTTGGAGGCGGTTGCACGCACCCTCGGCCGCGGACCGCTCGGCGCGTTCCGAGCGGCCACCTGGCCGCAGATCCGCCCAGCGGCCATCTCGGGCGCCCTGCTCGTCTGCCTCTACTCGCTGTCGGACTTCGGACTTGTCTCGATGCTGCGTTTCCAGACGCTGACCTGGGGCATCAACGCGGCCTACGGGGCGAGCTTCGACCGCAATCAGGCCGCGCTGCTCGCCCTCGTGCTCGTCGTGCTCGCTCTCATCGTGGTGGCCGGGGAACGCAAGAGCCGCGGCCAGGTGGAACGCGCCGGCGGCCGCAGCACCCTGCCGGTGCACAGGGCCGGCCGCTGGCTCGCCCCGCTTCTCGCCCTCATCCTGCTCGCGCCCGTCGCGGGCATCGTCGTGCCTCTCGTCGGCTTGGTCAGCCGCCTGCTCGACGCGGCAACACTGCGCGCCGTCGATGTGCCCCGACTGCTCGAGGCCGTCGGGGCCACCCTGGGGCTGGCCCTCGCCGCCGCTCTCGTGGCCGCGGTCCTCGCGCTTCCGATCGCTGCCCTCGCGGCCCGGTACCGCGGACGACTCGTCGCGACGATCGAGGCGGTGGGGTTTCTCGGCCACGGGCTGCCGGGCATCGTCGTGGGACTCTCCCTCGTGTTCTTCGCGCTCGCCGCAGTTCCCGCGCTCTATCAAACCTCCGTCGTGCTCGTGTTCGCCTACGTCGTGCTGTTCATGCCGCGGGCGATCGGCAGCATGCGCAGCGGCATCGCCGCCGTGCCGGGCAGCCTCACCGACGTGTCGCGTATGCTCGGACATTCGCCCCTCGTCACCTGGTGGCGAGTCACCGCGCGCCTCGCCCTGCCAGGCATCGGCGTGGGCGCCCTGCTCGTTGCCATCTCGGTCATGAAAGAATTGCCGGCAACACTGTTGCTGCGTCCCACCGGAATTTCCACGCTGTCCACGGAGCTGTGGAGCCGCACGTCGGTGTTCGAATTCGGCGGGGCCGCGCCCTATGCGGCGGCGTTGGTCGTGCTCGCGGCCGTTCCCACGGTGCTCTTGTCGGGCATCCGTGGAGTTGCAAAGGAGAAATCGTGA
- a CDS encoding ABC transporter ATP-binding protein, whose protein sequence is MTWVTVEGLRVSYGETGVLENVNLGIPRGSLVAVLGPSGCGKTTLLRAVAGLLPASAGTITVGDRVVSAPGVQLAPEKRGMGWVPQDASLFPHLTVGENIGFGLPHGTRAERVARSARITELAELVGLPGFVDRAPSQLSGGQAQRVSLARALAPRPDLMLLDEPFAALDPLLRSALRSEVAALLHDQKSTSLLVTHDQEEALSLADYVAVMRGGRLLQWGTPAEVYEHPVSLWAAAFVGDTVELDGCWSDGRVDCALGPVEAVSVDGVPGVDGTPADGTAVRLMLRPEWIHLSPAITRVVSPAALPASSRAVAPHRLGLGVEPSGTERITATVVSIAYGGHDALVSLELLGGAVIRARVAAPDLPKRGDRVRVSIRRPALAYPVE, encoded by the coding sequence GTGACATGGGTCACCGTTGAGGGACTGCGCGTCTCGTACGGCGAGACCGGCGTGCTCGAAAACGTCAACCTCGGCATACCGCGCGGCAGCCTCGTGGCCGTGCTCGGCCCGAGCGGATGCGGCAAGACTACCCTGCTGCGGGCCGTCGCCGGTCTGCTACCCGCGTCCGCCGGCACCATCACGGTGGGGGACCGCGTCGTCTCCGCGCCGGGCGTGCAACTCGCCCCCGAGAAGCGCGGCATGGGCTGGGTGCCGCAGGACGCTTCGCTGTTTCCGCACCTCACCGTGGGCGAGAACATCGGCTTCGGGCTGCCACACGGTACCAGGGCGGAGCGGGTGGCGCGCAGCGCGCGCATTACTGAGCTCGCCGAGCTCGTGGGGCTGCCCGGGTTCGTGGACCGGGCGCCCTCTCAGCTCTCCGGCGGGCAGGCGCAGCGCGTCTCGCTCGCCAGGGCCCTGGCCCCGCGTCCCGACCTGATGCTGCTCGACGAGCCGTTCGCGGCCCTTGATCCCCTGCTGCGCTCCGCGTTGCGCAGCGAGGTCGCCGCGCTGCTTCACGACCAGAAGAGCACGAGTCTGCTCGTGACGCATGACCAGGAGGAGGCGCTTTCCCTCGCTGACTACGTGGCCGTGATGCGCGGCGGCCGCCTGTTGCAGTGGGGCACGCCGGCCGAGGTGTACGAGCACCCCGTGAGCCTCTGGGCCGCCGCGTTCGTGGGTGACACTGTGGAGCTCGACGGGTGCTGGAGCGACGGCCGCGTGGACTGCGCGCTCGGCCCGGTCGAGGCCGTTTCCGTGGACGGCGTGCCGGGGGTGGACGGCACTCCGGCAGACGGAACCGCCGTGCGGCTCATGCTCCGACCGGAATGGATCCACCTGTCGCCGGCCATCACCCGCGTCGTGTCGCCGGCAGCCCTCCCGGCAAGCTCGCGTGCCGTGGCGCCGCACCGCCTGGGTCTCGGGGTGGAACCGTCCGGTACCGAGCGCATCACCGCCACAGTGGTGTCCATCGCCTACGGCGGCCACGACGCGCTCGTGAGCCTCGAACTTCTCGGCGGAGCGGTCATTCGGGCGCGTGTCGCGGCCCCTGACCTGCCCAAGCGCGGCGACCGGGTGCGCGTCAGCATCCGTCGCCCCGCCCTCGCCTACCCCGTCGAGTAG
- a CDS encoding MATE family efflux transporter translates to MRDERSRVEVITIFQRQAIDRDILRLAVPALGALIAEPLFLLSDSAMVGHLGTTPLAGLGLASAVLQTIIGLMVFLAYSTTPAVARWLGAGDPRRAVSVGIDGLWLALGLGVVLAVAGWFATPTLVAAFGAEPAVTADAATYLGISMFGLPAMLLVFAATGLLRGLQDTRTPLFVAGIGFGVNIALNYVFIYLLGWGIAGSAVGTVVAQWGMVAVYLVVVARHARRQNAPLRPHRAGMLLGARSGGWLFLRTLSLRAAMLLAVFVAARLGSPELAAFQIAMTLFATLAFALDALAIAAQALVGRGLGASDVVGVRAVLRRCLEWGVLGGIALGLLVIGTSGLLGHLFTNSAAVTDLLPATLVVLGLSVPLGGVVFVLDGVLIGAGDARYLALTGLVNLAAFVPLALAVLWLAPAGNSGLAWLMAAFALGYLGARAVTLSLRARSAAWMVVGAR, encoded by the coding sequence GTGCGAGATGAACGATCTAGAGTCGAAGTCATCACAATCTTTCAGCGCCAAGCCATCGACCGCGACATTCTGCGCCTCGCCGTGCCCGCCCTCGGGGCGCTCATTGCCGAGCCGCTCTTTCTGCTATCGGACTCGGCGATGGTCGGCCACCTCGGCACCACACCCCTCGCCGGCCTCGGGCTCGCGAGCGCCGTGCTGCAGACCATCATCGGACTCATGGTTTTTCTGGCATACAGCACCACGCCCGCGGTGGCCCGCTGGCTCGGTGCCGGGGACCCGCGCCGTGCCGTGAGCGTGGGCATCGACGGCCTCTGGCTGGCCCTCGGCCTCGGAGTCGTGCTCGCCGTGGCGGGCTGGTTCGCCACGCCCACGCTCGTGGCTGCGTTCGGCGCCGAGCCGGCCGTGACAGCGGATGCCGCCACCTACCTCGGCATCTCCATGTTCGGCCTCCCCGCCATGCTCCTGGTGTTCGCGGCCACCGGGCTGCTGCGCGGGCTGCAAGACACTCGCACGCCGCTCTTCGTGGCCGGGATCGGTTTCGGCGTGAACATCGCACTGAACTACGTCTTCATCTACCTGCTCGGCTGGGGCATCGCAGGCTCTGCGGTGGGCACTGTCGTGGCGCAGTGGGGCATGGTCGCTGTCTATCTCGTGGTGGTCGCGCGGCATGCCCGCCGGCAGAACGCTCCGCTGCGTCCGCACCGGGCCGGCATGCTACTCGGCGCGCGAAGCGGCGGCTGGCTGTTCCTGCGCACGCTCAGCCTGCGTGCGGCCATGCTGCTCGCCGTGTTCGTGGCCGCCCGGTTGGGGTCTCCGGAGCTCGCTGCGTTCCAGATCGCGATGACCCTGTTCGCGACCCTCGCCTTCGCGCTCGATGCCCTCGCCATCGCGGCCCAGGCGCTCGTGGGTCGGGGGCTCGGGGCAAGCGACGTGGTCGGGGTGCGTGCGGTGCTGCGGCGCTGCCTCGAGTGGGGCGTGCTCGGCGGCATCGCCCTCGGCCTGCTCGTGATCGGAACGAGCGGCCTGCTCGGGCACCTGTTCACCAACTCGGCCGCGGTCACGGACCTGCTCCCGGCGACCCTCGTGGTGCTCGGTCTCTCCGTGCCGCTCGGCGGCGTGGTGTTCGTGCTCGATGGCGTACTCATCGGCGCCGGCGACGCCCGCTACCTCGCGCTGACCGGACTCGTGAACCTCGCCGCCTTCGTGCCACTGGCCCTGGCCGTGCTGTGGTTGGCTCCGGCGGGCAACTCCGGCCTCGCCTGGTTGATGGCCGCTTTCGCCCTCGGCTATCTGGGTGCCCGCGCCGTCACGCTCTCACTGCGGGCCCGAAGTGCCGCATGGATGGTCGTGGGCGCGCGCTGA
- a CDS encoding mycothiol transferase, with protein sequence MLATDLLTDAYTRVSQTVHTVLRNATVFTLTYRADPETNTIAWLVWHLTRVQDDHVSHLAGVEQLWTSDGWSERFDLPFDSLATGYAQTAEDVAAVRADASLLQDYFDAVHERTMAYIQGLNEADFARVVDRSWSPPVTVAVRLVSVLDDDTQHAGQAAFVRGLAVRAGR encoded by the coding sequence ATGCTCGCGACCGACCTGCTCACAGACGCCTACACCCGAGTGAGCCAGACTGTGCACACAGTGCTGAGAAACGCGACGGTCTTCACGCTCACGTACCGGGCGGACCCGGAGACCAACACGATCGCCTGGCTGGTGTGGCACCTCACCCGGGTACAGGACGACCACGTGTCTCACCTCGCCGGGGTGGAACAGCTGTGGACCTCCGACGGCTGGTCCGAACGATTCGACCTGCCCTTCGACAGCTTGGCCACAGGTTACGCCCAGACGGCAGAAGACGTTGCTGCGGTGCGGGCCGATGCCAGCCTCCTCCAAGACTATTTCGACGCCGTGCACGAGCGCACCATGGCCTACATTCAGGGACTCAACGAAGCCGACTTTGCTCGCGTCGTTGATCGCTCGTGGTCACCGCCGGTGACCGTGGCCGTGCGACTCGTGAGCGTGCTCGACGACGATACCCAGCACGCCGGCCAGGCCGCCTTCGTGCGGGGCCTCGCCGTGCGCGCCGGTCGCTGA